A stretch of Gemmatimonas aurantiaca T-27 DNA encodes these proteins:
- a CDS encoding ABC transporter permease, with translation MSTPGMSAGAMLRLAWRESRSARRRLALYMSSIAFGVAALVAIDSFASNVTRSVREQSRTLLGGDMALQARAAFPAVVDTLVDSLATVGVQHARVANFTSMALMESTGNTRLVQVRAVSVGYPFYGEIETVPAEAWRRVHEDTVVFVDPSLLVSLEAKVGDQLRLGQQVFTIGGTLGNVPGDAGITAVIGPRIYVSDRWLERTRLLSFGSRVEHDLILRLPAQLASTEGAETLKRDLRRRIDPRQAALDEAREARGEEERQGGDDEASDSTGGATQAAPSRDMPVTLSATDTLADSASAAAGLTSSAPRTRVRIRTVADTEEDFTEAVSRLADFLSVIGLIALLLGGIGVASGVNAFVSSKIDTVAVLRCLGATSRQVLTLYVVQAGAMGFVGATAGALLGVAVQFLLPGIVSDFLPLDVNVALEPWPLLLGLATGVWVSLVFALRPLLALRRVSPLQAIRRNADPSALPKEWKDMARLIVDALLVGSIVAIVITRIGNVREGLGITAGIIGVVAVLWVAATLLIAAARRSSRPSWPFELRQGVANLHRPANQTRAVTLALGFGAFLLSTVYLVQANLLSRVQASAEGAAGNLLFFDVQDDQAAPIDSLLRARGHPVAQQTAIITMRLDAINGRSVSALLADTTVRRAGWTLRREFRSTYRDTLVSSEKLVGGAWFAPAAERAAAREANPDLPFAVSLEQELARDMAVNVGDTLTWNVQGVPVRTVIANVRTVNWARFEANFFAVFESAALRRAPQQFVIMANVPAGDAVAAMQRDVVRRFPNVSSVDLSLVRQTINSIVNRVTLAIRFLGLFSLAMGIPVLFSAVAATRRARLREGVLLRTLGASQAQVARVLLAEYGALGALGALTGMLLSFAGAWALTHFVFEETFNPAVGPTFIIAAGMLLLTMAIGLLTSRDVYRETPMIAIRESA, from the coding sequence ATGAGCACTCCGGGCATGTCCGCGGGCGCCATGCTGCGACTGGCCTGGCGGGAGAGCCGTTCCGCCAGGCGTCGTCTGGCCTTGTACATGTCGTCGATCGCGTTCGGCGTCGCGGCCCTCGTGGCCATCGATTCGTTTGCCAGCAACGTCACCCGCTCCGTACGCGAGCAATCGCGCACGTTGTTGGGCGGAGACATGGCGCTGCAGGCACGCGCGGCCTTCCCTGCCGTGGTCGACACACTGGTCGATTCATTGGCCACGGTTGGCGTGCAACACGCCCGGGTGGCCAACTTCACCTCCATGGCTCTCATGGAGTCCACAGGCAACACGCGATTGGTGCAGGTGCGCGCGGTGTCGGTGGGCTATCCGTTCTACGGCGAGATCGAGACCGTCCCCGCCGAGGCGTGGCGACGGGTGCACGAAGACACCGTGGTGTTTGTCGATCCGTCGTTGTTGGTGTCGCTCGAAGCCAAGGTGGGCGATCAGCTACGTCTGGGCCAACAGGTCTTCACGATCGGCGGCACGCTGGGCAATGTGCCCGGTGACGCTGGCATCACGGCGGTGATCGGCCCGCGGATCTACGTGTCCGATCGATGGCTCGAGCGCACCCGTCTGCTCTCCTTCGGCAGCCGGGTGGAGCACGACCTCATCCTGCGCTTGCCGGCACAACTGGCATCGACAGAAGGCGCGGAAACGCTCAAGCGGGATCTGCGTCGGCGCATCGACCCTCGTCAGGCAGCGCTCGACGAAGCCCGTGAAGCGCGTGGTGAAGAAGAGCGCCAGGGGGGCGACGACGAGGCCAGCGACAGCACCGGTGGCGCCACGCAGGCCGCGCCGAGTCGCGACATGCCCGTCACACTGTCGGCGACCGATACGTTGGCCGACAGCGCGTCGGCGGCCGCCGGACTCACCAGCTCCGCGCCGCGCACCCGCGTGCGAATCCGCACTGTCGCCGACACCGAAGAGGATTTCACGGAAGCCGTGTCGCGCTTGGCAGACTTCCTCTCGGTCATCGGCCTGATCGCGCTATTGCTGGGTGGCATCGGTGTGGCCAGCGGCGTGAACGCCTTTGTGTCGTCGAAGATCGACACGGTCGCTGTGCTGCGCTGTCTTGGGGCGACCAGCCGGCAAGTGCTCACGCTCTACGTGGTGCAGGCTGGCGCGATGGGATTTGTGGGCGCCACCGCAGGCGCTCTGCTTGGCGTGGCGGTGCAGTTTCTGCTGCCGGGCATCGTGTCGGACTTCCTGCCACTCGATGTGAATGTGGCGCTCGAGCCATGGCCGTTACTCCTTGGCCTCGCCACCGGTGTGTGGGTATCGCTCGTCTTTGCCTTGCGCCCGCTGCTCGCCCTGCGACGTGTGTCTCCACTGCAGGCCATCCGTCGCAATGCCGATCCGTCGGCCCTGCCGAAGGAGTGGAAGGACATGGCGCGGCTGATCGTGGACGCGCTGCTCGTGGGCAGCATCGTCGCCATCGTCATCACACGCATCGGCAATGTGCGCGAAGGACTTGGCATCACCGCCGGCATCATCGGGGTGGTCGCCGTGTTGTGGGTGGCAGCGACGCTGCTCATTGCCGCCGCGCGGCGCAGCTCGCGCCCCTCGTGGCCGTTCGAATTGCGACAGGGTGTCGCCAATCTGCACCGCCCGGCCAATCAGACCCGTGCCGTCACGTTGGCCCTGGGCTTTGGCGCATTTCTGCTCAGCACCGTGTACCTCGTGCAGGCCAACCTGCTGAGTCGGGTGCAGGCGTCGGCCGAGGGCGCAGCGGGTAATCTGCTGTTCTTCGACGTGCAGGACGATCAGGCGGCGCCCATCGATTCCCTGCTCCGGGCCCGTGGCCATCCGGTGGCGCAGCAGACCGCCATCATCACGATGCGTCTCGATGCCATCAACGGTCGCAGCGTGAGTGCGCTGCTCGCCGACACGACGGTGCGTCGCGCGGGCTGGACGCTGCGTCGTGAATTCCGCTCCACCTATCGCGACACACTGGTCTCGTCGGAGAAATTGGTGGGCGGTGCCTGGTTTGCCCCGGCGGCCGAGCGCGCGGCAGCGCGTGAAGCCAACCCCGATCTGCCGTTTGCCGTGTCACTCGAGCAAGAGCTCGCGCGCGACATGGCGGTGAACGTCGGTGACACGCTCACCTGGAATGTGCAGGGCGTGCCGGTGCGTACCGTGATCGCCAATGTGCGCACGGTGAACTGGGCACGGTTCGAAGCCAACTTCTTTGCCGTCTTCGAATCGGCCGCCCTGCGTCGGGCCCCACAGCAGTTCGTGATCATGGCCAATGTGCCTGCGGGCGACGCCGTGGCCGCGATGCAACGCGATGTGGTGCGACGTTTCCCGAACGTATCGAGCGTCGACCTGTCGCTCGTGCGTCAGACGATCAATTCCATCGTCAACCGCGTCACACTGGCCATTCGATTCCTCGGGTTGTTCTCGCTGGCGATGGGCATCCCGGTGCTCTTCAGCGCCGTTGCAGCCACACGGCGCGCGCGCCTGCGCGAAGGGGTGTTGCTGCGCACGCTGGGCGCCTCACAGGCGCAGGTGGCACGTGTCCTGTTGGCCGAGTACGGTGCGCTGGGTGCGTTGGGCGCACTCACGGGCATGCTGCTCTCGTTCGCGGGGGCCTGGGCACTCACCCACTTTGTTTTCGAGGAGACTTTCAACCCGGCCGTCGGTCCCACGTTCATCATCGCGGCAGGAATGCTGTTGCTGACCATGGCGATCGGCTTGCTCACCAGTCGCGATGTCTATCGCGAGACGCCGATGATCGCGATCCGCGAATCGGCGTGA
- a CDS encoding tetratricopeptide repeat protein, producing the protein MADPLMDVGDVRRSHERWQDHNRRGLAFAAAADWVEASDAFAAAAAALADDPTEPTPHEPLALVLGNLAQACFRSGRAEEALSHAQRACALRVALTGEDSMSAARARMDFAVMLATAGRRDEAMQLVQRAIAAVENHVGEEDPRLTVVLENAARIALSAGAAGSAEPFLLRLHALLSLHEESTQSADHLLARIAEVRAMQAAPPRLPDDTIGLPEVPEEAPASAPDMPDMPEVEASFDTTGEWDDQPLRDAVALTDVLLRTTPSGVPAIPDRAQVDTADLTPLSYSLSEPAPADEEPAAPLVLEFSVQHGLIDDEYLSNSSATPTLDLVDPPTAEPPADEAVVDIVHPVVVAMEVDTTIGAPSTEEVPIAEMPVLQAPITTAPSASLAAATPSRGMAVVLPTPNSGSRAFDSSELPDHASPPSSPFGDTREKPASSGLPWLPLGGGVAAVAAAAAWWFFLR; encoded by the coding sequence ATGGCAGACCCGCTCATGGATGTTGGCGACGTGCGTCGGTCGCACGAACGATGGCAAGATCACAATCGGCGCGGGCTGGCGTTCGCCGCGGCTGCCGATTGGGTGGAAGCCTCCGACGCCTTTGCTGCCGCAGCGGCGGCACTCGCCGACGATCCGACAGAGCCGACCCCGCATGAACCGCTGGCGCTGGTACTTGGCAACCTCGCCCAGGCCTGCTTTCGGTCAGGTCGCGCCGAGGAAGCCCTGAGCCATGCGCAGCGTGCGTGCGCGTTGCGGGTGGCGCTGACAGGCGAAGACAGCATGTCCGCCGCACGTGCGCGCATGGACTTCGCCGTGATGCTGGCCACGGCCGGTCGCCGCGACGAAGCCATGCAGTTGGTGCAGCGTGCCATCGCTGCCGTGGAGAATCACGTGGGCGAGGAAGATCCGCGTCTCACAGTGGTGCTGGAGAATGCTGCTCGCATCGCGCTGTCTGCCGGTGCCGCAGGCAGCGCGGAGCCCTTCCTGCTGCGCTTGCACGCTCTGCTGTCGTTGCACGAGGAATCCACACAATCCGCCGATCACTTGCTGGCCCGCATTGCAGAGGTGCGCGCGATGCAGGCCGCGCCACCGCGGCTGCCTGACGACACAATCGGGTTGCCCGAGGTACCGGAAGAAGCCCCTGCGAGCGCTCCGGACATGCCCGACATGCCGGAGGTCGAGGCCAGCTTCGACACGACCGGCGAATGGGACGACCAACCGCTGCGGGATGCTGTGGCGTTGACTGATGTGCTGCTGCGGACCACACCATCCGGCGTGCCGGCGATCCCGGACCGCGCGCAGGTCGATACCGCAGACCTCACGCCGCTCTCATACTCCCTGTCCGAGCCGGCACCTGCTGACGAGGAACCAGCGGCGCCGCTGGTCCTCGAGTTTTCCGTGCAGCACGGTCTGATCGACGACGAGTACCTCTCGAATTCGTCTGCGACCCCAACGTTGGACCTGGTCGATCCGCCAACCGCGGAGCCACCAGCCGATGAGGCGGTGGTGGATATCGTACACCCTGTCGTGGTCGCGATGGAGGTGGACACGACGATAGGAGCCCCCTCGACCGAGGAGGTGCCCATCGCCGAGATGCCGGTCCTGCAGGCGCCGATCACCACAGCGCCGAGTGCATCGCTCGCGGCCGCCACGCCGTCACGTGGTATGGCGGTGGTGCTTCCCACGCCCAATTCAGGTTCACGCGCGTTCGACAGCTCCGAACTGCCCGATCACGCGTCTCCGCCCTCGTCGCCCTTCGGAGATACGCGTGAAAAACCTGCGTCGTCGGGGCTGCCGTGGTTGCCGTTGGGTGGTGGAGTCGCCGCAGTCGCTGCCGCGGCAGCGTGGTGGTTTTTCCTGCGCTGA
- a CDS encoding NAD-dependent epimerase/dehydratase family protein, whose translation MRARIVLLGPGWLGAATARHLSARGHQVWTISRRGSTTPTTPTTSPAADSARSEPDVSPLAPIAIAADLLAPTAMEMLHHLLPETADHLVVCVAPAFARGEDAAVYPQLAASAALLATHLRVRSVVYVSSTGIYDRTDGSDVDESSTITPDSPRVRALHDAELAIRQASGPHCAVQILRATGLYGPGRDPASRFTAMASHIDAAADGAWCNFVWRDDVVSAITHLISRQTPTLFEIFNCADGHPVRAGAITAALTSAVPVIGISATPRRTRSNQRVRIDRLQATGWTPSVSSIFHGLALLGHHVQPSAAQEPTT comes from the coding sequence ATGCGTGCCAGGATCGTGCTGCTCGGCCCCGGCTGGCTTGGGGCCGCCACAGCCAGGCATTTGTCCGCACGGGGCCATCAGGTGTGGACGATTTCCCGGCGGGGATCCACCACGCCGACGACACCAACAACGTCACCGGCGGCCGACAGTGCGCGATCAGAGCCTGACGTGTCACCACTGGCACCCATTGCCATTGCGGCCGACCTGCTCGCACCCACGGCGATGGAAATGCTCCACCACCTACTGCCCGAGACAGCGGATCATCTGGTGGTCTGTGTGGCACCGGCGTTCGCACGTGGCGAAGACGCGGCGGTGTATCCGCAGTTGGCGGCCAGCGCAGCGTTGCTGGCCACGCATCTGCGGGTACGGTCTGTTGTGTACGTTTCGAGCACCGGGATCTACGACCGGACCGACGGCAGCGACGTTGATGAATCGTCGACCATCACACCGGACTCTCCCCGAGTGCGTGCCTTGCACGACGCCGAGTTGGCCATACGACAGGCGAGTGGTCCGCACTGCGCCGTACAGATTCTGCGCGCCACGGGGCTCTATGGCCCGGGCCGCGATCCGGCCTCACGCTTCACGGCCATGGCATCCCACATCGACGCCGCCGCAGACGGCGCGTGGTGCAACTTTGTCTGGCGCGATGACGTGGTCTCGGCCATCACCCACCTTATCAGCCGTCAAACGCCCACGTTATTCGAGATCTTCAATTGCGCGGACGGTCACCCCGTGCGGGCGGGCGCAATCACCGCGGCACTGACTTCCGCCGTTCCTGTCATCGGCATCTCTGCAACACCACGCCGAACGCGCAGCAACCAGCGTGTGCGCATCGACAGATTACAGGCGACCGGGTGGACACCGTCCGTGTCGAGCATCTTTCACGGACTCGCACTGCTCGGTCATCATGTACAGCCATCTGCAGCACAGGAACCCACCACGTGA
- the apaG gene encoding Co2+/Mg2+ efflux protein ApaG, which produces MAADQLPFYYRITSGIRITVRPSYLRERSNPLLGQFVFAYHIRIENVGEQAAQLRTRRWLIHDESVGDSVVEGEGVVGEQPHLVPGQVHEYRSFCVLKAPNGWMEGSYRFVRDDGSSFLAVIPRFMLAAEPRADTVS; this is translated from the coding sequence ATGGCCGCTGATCAATTGCCGTTCTACTACCGCATCACGTCGGGTATCCGCATCACCGTGCGCCCGTCGTACTTGCGCGAGCGCTCCAATCCGCTGCTCGGGCAGTTCGTGTTTGCCTATCACATTCGCATCGAAAATGTGGGAGAGCAGGCGGCCCAACTCCGCACGCGACGTTGGCTGATCCACGACGAATCGGTGGGTGATTCGGTGGTGGAAGGTGAAGGTGTGGTGGGCGAGCAGCCCCATCTCGTGCCGGGGCAAGTGCATGAATACCGTTCGTTCTGTGTGCTCAAGGCGCCGAACGGATGGATGGAAGGCAGCTACCGTTTTGTGCGTGACGACGGCAGCTCGTTCCTCGCGGTGATTCCGCGCTTCATGCTGGCGGCCGAACCACGCGCCGACACCGTGTCCTGA
- a CDS encoding glycoside hydrolase family 10 protein — protein MRFALIAIGAVLISCQRRSPKPETPAPVTPPVAAAPAPTVSPTPTPSAPKPAAPAPRTPAKPAPQVVSAEPPPVLREFRGVWVASVANIDWPSKRTLSTAEQQAELLALLDRAAELKLNAVIFQVRPAADALYESSIEPWSEYLTGAQGRRPEPFWDPLAFVIREAHARGMELHAWFNPYRARHTDARSPLARSHIARTNPALVKPYAGYLWMDPGEPAVRARTLRVVLDVVKRYDIDGVHIDDYFYPYPENDRRGRAIAFPDTRSWTRYQKSGGKLTRSDWRRDNVNKLVEELYDGIHKTKPWVRFGISPFGIWRPGFPEQIRGLDAYEKLYADARKWLHEGWLDYFTPQLYWPTTKREQAYPVLLDWWATENKRARHLWPGNFTSRAGGRGSGAFSVAELMEQIRVTRLNAAASGNVHFSMKSFLINQAGMNDTLRADAYTALAIPPASPWLTAAPPSAPSVRLTQNGGLWRVVLAPEGRTTPWQWMIRLRTDSAWVTMILPGTTTQWTVPPALGANTIAVTSLNRVGTEGSTVTIPLVLPSGTSPATSPASSPTRSGRRDGR, from the coding sequence ATGCGCTTTGCGCTGATCGCGATCGGCGCCGTCCTGATCTCTTGTCAACGGCGTTCCCCCAAGCCGGAAACGCCGGCACCGGTCACACCACCGGTGGCGGCCGCGCCGGCTCCAACGGTGTCGCCAACGCCCACACCATCCGCGCCCAAACCGGCCGCACCGGCTCCACGCACCCCCGCCAAGCCCGCTCCGCAGGTGGTGAGTGCAGAACCGCCTCCGGTGCTGCGCGAGTTTCGTGGTGTCTGGGTGGCCAGCGTGGCCAACATCGACTGGCCGAGCAAGCGCACGCTGAGCACGGCGGAGCAACAGGCCGAACTGCTCGCACTGCTCGATCGGGCCGCAGAGCTCAAGCTCAATGCCGTGATCTTCCAGGTGCGTCCGGCTGCGGATGCCTTGTACGAATCGAGCATCGAGCCCTGGTCTGAGTATCTCACGGGTGCGCAGGGACGTCGTCCGGAACCGTTCTGGGACCCGCTCGCCTTTGTGATACGGGAAGCCCACGCGCGTGGCATGGAGCTGCACGCCTGGTTCAACCCCTATCGGGCCCGCCACACGGATGCGCGCTCGCCGTTGGCGCGTTCGCATATCGCCCGCACCAACCCCGCGCTGGTGAAGCCCTATGCGGGGTACCTGTGGATGGATCCGGGCGAGCCGGCGGTGCGCGCACGCACCCTGCGGGTCGTGCTCGATGTGGTGAAACGCTACGACATCGATGGTGTGCACATCGATGACTACTTCTATCCGTACCCGGAGAACGATCGGCGCGGGCGGGCCATCGCCTTCCCGGACACGCGTAGTTGGACCCGCTATCAGAAGAGCGGCGGCAAGCTGACACGCAGCGACTGGCGGCGAGACAATGTGAACAAGCTCGTCGAAGAGTTGTACGACGGCATTCACAAGACCAAACCGTGGGTGCGCTTTGGCATCAGCCCGTTTGGTATCTGGCGTCCGGGGTTCCCCGAGCAGATTCGGGGGCTCGATGCGTACGAAAAACTGTACGCCGATGCGCGGAAGTGGCTGCATGAAGGTTGGCTCGACTACTTCACGCCGCAGTTGTACTGGCCTACCACCAAGCGTGAACAGGCATACCCGGTGCTGCTCGACTGGTGGGCCACCGAAAACAAGCGCGCGCGCCATCTCTGGCCCGGCAATTTCACGTCCCGTGCTGGTGGCCGCGGGTCGGGGGCGTTTTCGGTGGCAGAACTGATGGAGCAGATCCGGGTGACACGCCTCAATGCGGCCGCCTCAGGGAACGTCCACTTCAGCATGAAGTCGTTTCTGATCAATCAGGCGGGCATGAACGACACCTTGCGTGCCGATGCCTACACCGCGCTGGCCATTCCGCCGGCCTCGCCATGGCTGACGGCCGCGCCCCCATCGGCGCCCTCCGTGCGGCTCACGCAGAACGGCGGACTCTGGCGCGTGGTGCTGGCCCCTGAGGGACGCACGACACCGTGGCAGTGGATGATCCGGCTGCGGACGGACTCGGCGTGGGTTACCATGATTCTGCCGGGCACCACCACCCAGTGGACGGTGCCACCCGCACTTGGTGCCAACACCATTGCGGTGACGTCACTCAATCGTGTTGGTACCGAAGGCTCCACCGTTACAATACCGCTCGTGTTACCATCAGGCACTTCGCCCGCCACTTCTCCTGCTTCTTCGCCTACAAGGTCGGGACGTCGCGATGGCCGCTGA